The Panicum virgatum strain AP13 chromosome 5K, P.virgatum_v5, whole genome shotgun sequence genome has a window encoding:
- the LOC120708300 gene encoding nodulation protein H-like isoform X1 — protein MEEAGREKDRTVAVVVEDTSAATKDAAAAVSTKPAKRYPLALWIAILGLIMLVGVYIFSLSLKQNGMLFGLMQANMIEKEREKPCHDPRIPDAEIPYVHYPTPNTYDREECACTGVRFFAILSMQRSGSGWVETLLNSHPNISSNGEIFSVKERRSNVTAITKTLDKLYNLDWYSSAAKNECTAAVGLKWMLNQGLMKHHQEMVKYFNRRGVSAIFLLRKNLLQRYVSILANAHDSAMKQLNGTHKAHVHSKDEAEILAQYKPTIDRKMLITELKRSDKLASDALVNFKNTRHIVLYYEDVVRNRTKLMDVLDFLRMPERKLSSRHVKIHTKQLCDHIDNWADVSNALMGTRFESFLNGSSR, from the exons ATGGAGGAGGCAGGGAGAGAGAAGGACaggacggtggcggtggtggtggaggataCCAGCGCGGCCACTAAG GATGCAGCCGCTGCTGTAAGCACAAAGCCCGCTAAGAGATATCCGCTCGCATTATGGATAGCCATATTGGGCCTGATCATGCTTGTGGGCGTGTACATATTCTCCTTGTCCCTGAAGCAAAACGGGATGCTGTTCGGTCTCATGCAGGCGAACAtgatagaaaaggaaagggagAAGCCTTGTCATGATCCCAGGATTCCAGACGCAGAAATCCCCTACGTGCACTACCCAACGCCAAATACTTATGATAG GGAAGAATGTGCGTGCACGGGGGTTAGGTTTTTTGCTATCTTGTCAATGCAGAGGTCGGGGAGCGGATGGGTCGAGACGTTGTTGAATAGCCATCCGAATATTAGCTCCAATGGAGAAATATTCTCTGTCAAAGAAAGACGCAGTAACGTCACTGCAATAACGAAAACGCTCGATAAATTATACAATCTGGATTGGTACAGCAGTGCTGCTAAGAATGAGTGCACGGCTGCTGTGGGGTTGAAGTGGATGCTCAATCAG GGTTTAATGAAGCACCATCAAGAGATGGTCAAATACTTCAACCGAAGGGGTGTGTCTGCAATTTTTCTATTAAGAAAAAATCTTCTCCAGCGCTATGTCTCTATATTAGCAAATGCCCATGATAGTGCCATGAAACAACTAAATGGAACTCATAAAGCTCATGTGCACTCCAAAGATGAG GCTGAAATTCTTGCACAGTATAAACCAACAATTGACAGAAAAATGTTGATTACTGAACTAAAGCGGTCTGATAAATTGGCATCTGATGCCTTGGTGAATTTCAAGAACACCAGACATATTGTTCTGTACTATGAGGATGTTGTCAGAAATCGCACT AAGCTCATGGATGTCCTGGATTTTCTGAGAATGCCCGAGAGAAAGCTGTCCAGTCGGCATGTGAAAATCCATACTAAACAATTGTGTGATCATATTGATAACTGGGCAGATGTTAGTAACGCTTTAATGGGGACACGGTTCGAGAGCTTTCTGAATGGCTCAAGCAGATGA
- the LOC120708300 gene encoding nodulation protein H-like isoform X2 has product MLVGVYIFSLSLKQNGMLFGLMQANMIEKEREKPCHDPRIPDAEIPYVHYPTPNTYDREECACTGVRFFAILSMQRSGSGWVETLLNSHPNISSNGEIFSVKERRSNVTAITKTLDKLYNLDWYSSAAKNECTAAVGLKWMLNQGLMKHHQEMVKYFNRRGVSAIFLLRKNLLQRYVSILANAHDSAMKQLNGTHKAHVHSKDEAEILAQYKPTIDRKMLITELKRSDKLASDALVNFKNTRHIVLYYEDVVRNRTKLMDVLDFLRMPERKLSSRHVKIHTKQLCDHIDNWADVSNALMGTRFESFLNGSSR; this is encoded by the exons ATGCTTGTGGGCGTGTACATATTCTCCTTGTCCCTGAAGCAAAACGGGATGCTGTTCGGTCTCATGCAGGCGAACAtgatagaaaaggaaagggagAAGCCTTGTCATGATCCCAGGATTCCAGACGCAGAAATCCCCTACGTGCACTACCCAACGCCAAATACTTATGATAG GGAAGAATGTGCGTGCACGGGGGTTAGGTTTTTTGCTATCTTGTCAATGCAGAGGTCGGGGAGCGGATGGGTCGAGACGTTGTTGAATAGCCATCCGAATATTAGCTCCAATGGAGAAATATTCTCTGTCAAAGAAAGACGCAGTAACGTCACTGCAATAACGAAAACGCTCGATAAATTATACAATCTGGATTGGTACAGCAGTGCTGCTAAGAATGAGTGCACGGCTGCTGTGGGGTTGAAGTGGATGCTCAATCAG GGTTTAATGAAGCACCATCAAGAGATGGTCAAATACTTCAACCGAAGGGGTGTGTCTGCAATTTTTCTATTAAGAAAAAATCTTCTCCAGCGCTATGTCTCTATATTAGCAAATGCCCATGATAGTGCCATGAAACAACTAAATGGAACTCATAAAGCTCATGTGCACTCCAAAGATGAG GCTGAAATTCTTGCACAGTATAAACCAACAATTGACAGAAAAATGTTGATTACTGAACTAAAGCGGTCTGATAAATTGGCATCTGATGCCTTGGTGAATTTCAAGAACACCAGACATATTGTTCTGTACTATGAGGATGTTGTCAGAAATCGCACT AAGCTCATGGATGTCCTGGATTTTCTGAGAATGCCCGAGAGAAAGCTGTCCAGTCGGCATGTGAAAATCCATACTAAACAATTGTGTGATCATATTGATAACTGGGCAGATGTTAGTAACGCTTTAATGGGGACACGGTTCGAGAGCTTTCTGAATGGCTCAAGCAGATGA
- the LOC120708298 gene encoding receptor-like serine/threonine-protein kinase SD1-8, which yields MTDATTRGTDAVEAPPAAARVPKRRAMASSSRLLCVVLCLLRHLAASHAASRDTVTPGSPLTANETLVSGGDGNFAMGFFTPPGANSTYLGVWYNKVSLRTVVWVANREAPIAGAVGDNPGATLSVSAGGTLAIAAGNRTVVWSVQPAARLASPAARILDNGNLVLSDGAGGAVAWEGFDYPTDTMLPEMKIGIDYVKRKNRTLTSWKSPSDPSPGPVAMVMDTNGDPQVFIWNGGEKVWRSGPWDGVQFTGVPDTATYSGFTFSFINNAQEVTYSFQVHNASIISHLGVVSTGNYGLLQRSTWVEAAGTWNLYWYAPKDQCDAVSPCGPNGVCDTNNLPVCSCLRGFTPKTPAAWALRDGRDGCVRSTPLDCRNGTDGFARVRHAKVPDTERAVVDMSLATLDQCRAACLRNCSCTAYASANVSAGGRGIGDGTGCVMWTTGLTDLRVYPDFGQDLYVRLAAADLELASKSRRARTIIAVGASVSALVFLLAVAGLLVWSRRKRLGSTAGSSKWSRSSRSTGRRYEGSSHDDDLELPIFDLGTIAAATDGFSINNKLGEGGFGPVYKGKLEDGMEIAVKTLSKTSAQGLDEFKNEVLLIAKLQHRNLVRLLGFSISGQERMLVYEYMANKSLDYFLFEKANVVLDWQVRYRIIEGITRGLLYLHQDSRYRIIHRDLKAANVLLDKEMTPKISDFGMARIFGNEETEINTRKVVGTYGYMSPEYAMDGIFSVKSDVFSYGVLLLEIVSGRRNRGVYSYSSNQSLLGHAWSLWNEEKSIELADERMDGSFNSDEVLKRIRVGLLCVQENPDDRPLMSQVLLMLASPDAASLPTPKQPGFAARRVLMETDTSSTKDCSIFDSATITMLEGR from the exons ATGACGGACGCCACTACTCGCGGCACCGACGCGGTGGAggcgccaccggcggcggcccgtgtCCCAAAACGCCGAGCAATGGCGTCGTCCTCGCGGCTCCTCTGCGTCGTGCtctgcctcctccgccacctcgcGGCCAGCCACGCCGCCTCCAGGGACACCGTGACGCCGGGAAGCCCGCTGACGGCGAACGAGACGCTGGTCTCGGGCGGCGACGGCAACTTCGCGATGGGCTTCTTCACGCCGCCGGGCGCCAACAGCACGTACCTCGGCGTCTGGTACAACAAGGTGTCGCTCCGCACCGTGGTGTGGGTGGCCAACCGCGAGGCCCCGATCGCGGGCGCCGTGGGGGACAACCCCGGCGCCACGCTGtccgtctccgccggcggcacgctggccatcgccgccgggaACAGGACCGTGGTGTGGTCGGTCCAGCCAGCGGCGAGGCTGGCGAGCCCGGCGGCGCGGATCCTCGACAACGGCAACCTGGTGCTCtcggacggcgccggcggcgccgtggcGTGGGAGGGGTTCGACTACCCGACGGACACGATGCTCCCGGAGATGAAGATCGGGATCGACTACGTGAAGCGCAAGAACCGGACGCTGACGTCGTGGAAGAGCCCCTCGGACCCTTCCCCGGGCCCCGTCGCCATGGTCATGGACACCAACGGCGACCCCCAGGTGTTCATCTGGAACGGCGGCGAGAAAGTGTGGCGCTCCGGCCCCTGGGACGGCGTCCAGTTCACCGGCGTGCCCGACACCGCCACCTACTCGGGCTTCACCTTCAGCTTCATCAACAACGCGCAGGAGGTCACGTACAGCTTCCAG GTGCACAACGCGTCGATCATCTCGCACCTGGGCGTGGTGAGCACGGGCAACTACGGGCTGCTGCAGCGGTCGACGTGGGTGGAGGCCGCGGGGACGTGGAACCTCTACTGGTACGCGCCCAAGGACCAGTGCGACGCGGTGTCGCCGTGCGGGCCCAACGGCGTGTGCGACACCAACAACCTCCCCGTCTGCTCCTGCCTCCGGGGCTTCACCCCCAAGACCCCCGCGGCGTGGGCGCTGCGCGACGGCCGGGACGGGTGCGTGCGCTCGACGCCGCTCGACTGCCGCAACGGCACCGACGGGTTCGCCAGGGTGCGCCACGCCAAGGTGCCCGACACGGAGCGGGCCGTGGTGGACATGTCCCTGGCGACGCTGGACCAGTGCCGGGCGGCGTGCCTCCGGAACTGCTCCTGCACCGCGTACGCCAGCGCCAACgtgagcgccggcggccgcggcatcGGCGACGGCACGGGCTGCGTCATGTGGACCACGGGGCTCACCGACCTGCGCGTCTACCCGGACTTCGGCCAGGACCTCTACgtccggctcgccgccgccgatctcG AATTAGCAAGCAAATCAAGGAGGGCGCGTACCATAATCGCGGTTGGCGCCAGCGTCTCGGCACTGGTGTTTCTTCTGGCGGTTGCTGGTCTCCTCGTCTGGTCGAGAAGGAAAAGGCTTGGAAGTACTGCTG GATCGAGCAAATGGAGTCGCAGTTCACGCAGCACTGGCCGTCGCTACGAGGGAAGCAGTCACGACGATGACCTGGAGCTGCCGATATTTGATCTGGGCACAATTGCAGCTGCTACTGATGGTTTCTCGATCAACAACAAACTTGGTGAGGGTGGATTTGGACCAGTGTACAAG GGCAAACTCGAGGATGGAATGGAAATTGCAGTGAAAACACTTTCAAAAACATCCGCACAAGGACTTGATGAGTTCAAGAACGAGGTTCTGCTGATAGCCAAACTCCAGCACCGGAATCTTGTTCGGCTTCTTGGATTTAGCATTAGTGGGCAAGAAAGGATGCTTGTTTATGAGTATATGGCAAACAAGAGCCTGGACTATTTCCTATTTG AAAAGGCCAATGTTGTACTTGATTGGCAAGTGCGGTATCGTATAATAGAAGGCATCACTCGAGGTTTACTGTATCTCCACCAGGATTCCAGATACAGAATCATCCATAGAGATCTGAAGGCAGCTAATGTCCTTCTAGACAAGGAGATGACTCCAAAAATTTCAGACTTCGGCATGGCAAGAATATTTGGCAATGAAGAGACAGAAATCAATACTCGAAAAGTGGTTGGAACATA TGGATATATGTCTCCAGAGTATGCAATGGATGGAATCTTCTCTGTCAAGTCAGATGTATTCAGTTATGGAGTATTGCTGCTGGAAATTGTTAGTGGCAGGAGAAACAGAGGAGTATATTCATATTCGAGCAACCAAAGCCTTCTAGGCCAT GCATGGAGCTTATGGAACGAGGAGAAAAGCATAGAGTTAGCAGATGAAAGAATGGACGGATCGTTCAACTCAGATGAAGTGCTCAAGCGTATCAGAGTTGGACTCCTGTGTGTGCAAGAGAACCCAGATGACCGTCCACTGATGTCTCAAGTGCTTCTGATGTTAGCTAGTCCTGATGCTGCCTCATTGCCAACTCCTAAGCAGCCTGGCTTTGCAGCTAGGAGAGTTCTTATGGAAACAGACACATCATCAACCAAGGACTGCAGCATATTTGACAGTGCAACAATTACCATGCTTGAAGGTCGATAG